The Astyanax mexicanus isolate ESR-SI-001 chromosome 24, AstMex3_surface, whole genome shotgun sequence genome has a segment encoding these proteins:
- the prxl2b gene encoding prostamide/prostaglandin F synthase, with the protein MSTVNLSKLGSNLLKSAASGENVELGSLWRDQTVVLFFLRRFGCQICRWMAAEVSKLEKDLKANGVALIGVGPEEMGLKEFKEGGFLKGDIYIDEKKQCYKDLGFKRYNAINVVPAALGKKVREISSKASAEGIQGNFSGDLLQSGGMLIVAKGGEKVLLHFIQDTPGDHVPLEDITKALGISASVQAGVRPQCNDDVCTR; encoded by the exons ATGTCGACTGTAAATTTATCCAAATTAGGCTCTAATCTGCTGAAAAGCGCCGCTTCTGGAGAG AACGTGGAGCTGGGCTCTCTGTGGCGGGATCAGACAGTGGTGCTCTTTTTCCTCCGGCGGTTTGGTTGCCAGATCTGCCGCTGGATGGCTGCGGAGGTCAGTAAGCTGGAGAAGGACCTGAAGGCTAATGGAGTAGCTCTCATAGGTGTAGGACCTGAAGAGATGGGACTGAAAGAGTTTAAGGAAGGAGGTTTTCTGAAGGGAG ATATTTACATTGATGAAAAGAAACAATGCTACAAGGACCTCGGATTCAAGAG ATATAATGCTATAAATGTGGTTCCTGCTGCATTGGGGAAAAAAGTACGAGAAATCTCCTCAAAG GCAAGTGCTGAAGGAATTCAGGGCAACTTCAGTGGGGATCTTTTACAAAGTGGGGGCATGCTGATTGTTGCTAAAG GTGGTGAGAAGGTCCTGCTGCACTTCATCCAAGACACACCAGGAGACCATGTACCGCTGGAGGACATAACCAAAGCCCTGGGCATCAGCGCCAGCGTTCAGGCTGGCGTGAGACCACAG